One Lagenorhynchus albirostris chromosome 8, mLagAlb1.1, whole genome shotgun sequence genomic region harbors:
- the NOBOX gene encoding homeobox protein NOBOX, whose protein sequence is MPVPQTHIPGLGEKTGNSQRVSGCWLSTGQEGGDKPPAARLEEEEPLQSSAPHTREAPSEDVPLSCAAPGEKQPSEAPGEVAGAGAGRACQRQGSGALRKDRALGPPRPQPQGEGHPLPVREGKLGKRPYSPAAGKQKKPNAVGLDSTASPSVANPARATYNPVPCGSGRGSCHLANLLSTLAQNSQNTDQKKSPDVTCQGRKKTRTLYRSDQLEELEKLFQEDHYPDSDKRREIAQTVGVTPQRIMVRALALSLGTSWDSGTEPQALPCFSGSSGVSPLQVWFQNRRAKWRKVEKMTGKESTDAAAGPALSPASTQCGSAAGPPPAVPADREPGTFAQESPLDPLPEPPMLLTSDQTLAPTQQSEGAQRVEVTPPLFSPPPVRRANLPFPLGPVHTSQLMSLLLDTPGNESSRKDGPCGSWGTSVTPPPACSYLEELELQEYQPSSQPGPFQFSQAPQSQLFQHPQPPFPYLHPFPFHMPSSLTPPLLEDSLSALSYGPSGGAPQGYFPGPPSGQILRQPPAGNMGTVPWNDPCLPDLPFPSSFCPPALGGPPGGDGYFLDLFAAPCAQASSRQSSPGLTRLPEGTRPGAEPLLSKAQEELPTAAVELPSAPEEGREEDQTGHGP, encoded by the exons ATGCCTGTCCCTCAAACTCACATTCCAGGTCTCGGGGAGAAAACAGGGAACTCACAGAGA GTCAGCGGGTGCTGGCTCTCCACAGGTCAGGAGGGCGGAGACAAGCCCCCGGCTGCCAGGCTAGAGGAGGAGGAACCACTGCAGAGTTCAGCCCCCCACACTCGGGAAGCCCCAAGTGAGGACGTGCCCCTCTCCTGCGCTGCTCCCGGGGAGAAGCAGCCATCAGAGGCCCCTGGAGAAGTAGCTGGGGCCGGTGCTGGGAGAGCCTGCCAGCGCCAGGGCTCAGGGGCTCTCCGCAAAGACAGAGCCCTGGGCCCGCCTAGACCCCAGCCTCAGGGGGAAGGGCATCCTCTCCCGGTGCGAGAGGGGAAGCTGGGGAAGAGGCCCTACTCTCCAGCCGCCGGTAAGCAGAAAAAGCCTAACGCTGTGGGTCTGGACTCCACGGCATCTCCCAGTGTCGCTAACCCAGCCCGGGCCACGTACAACCCAGTGCCTTGTGGGTCAGGCCGGGGCTCCTGCCATCTGGCCAACCTCCTCAGCACGTTGGCCCAGAACAGCCAAAACACAGACCAGAAGAAGTCCCCGGATGTGACCTGCCAAGGCCGGAAAAAGACGCGGACTCTATACCGCTCGG ACCAGCTGGAGGAGCTAGAAAAGCTCTTCCAAGAAGACCACTATCCGGACAGCGATAAGCGCCGGGAGATTGCCCAGACGGTGGGAGTCACCCCCCAGCGCATCATGGTAAGGGCACTTGCCCTCAGTCTCGGG ACATCATGGGACAGCGGGACCGAGCCTCAGGCTCTACCCTGTTTCTCAGGCTCCTCGGGTGTCTCTCCCCTACAGGTGTGGTTCCAGAACCGCCGGGCAAAGTGGCGAAAAGTGGAGAAAATGACCGGGAAGGAGAGCACGGACGCCGCTGCCGGCCCCGCCCTCAGCCCCGCCAGCACCCAGTGCGG TTCTGCAGCCGGACCGCCACCTGCTGTGCCCGCGGACCGGGAGCCTGGGACCTTCGCTCAGGAGTCCCCACTGGATCCCCTTCCAG AGCCCCCCATGCTGCTGACATCTGACCAGACTCTGGCCCCGACCCAACAGAGTGAGGGTGCCCAGAGGGTGGAAGTGACTCCACCACTCTTCAGCCCCCCACCTGTCCGAAGAGCCAACCTTCCTTTCCCCCTCGGCCCCGTGCACACCTCCCAGCTGATGTCTTTGCTGCTGGATACCCCAGGCAACGAGAGCAGCCGCAAGGATGGCCCTTGTGGGTCGTGGGGGACAAG cgTCACGCCACCCCCCGCCTGCTCGTACTTGGAGGAGCTGGAACTCCAGGAATATCAACCCAGCAGCCAGCCAGGACCGTTCCAGTTCTCCCAGGCTCCACAGAGCCAGCTTTTCCAACACCCCCAGCCCCCGTTTCCATACCTGCACCCCTTCCCCTTCCACATGCCCAGCTCCCTGACCCCTCCACTGCTGGAAGACTCTCTGTCTGCACTGTCCTATGGCCCCAGCGGGGGCGCGCCCCAGGGCTACTTCCCGGGCCCCCCATCAGGGCAGATCCTGCGGCAGCCACCCGCTGGGAACATGG GTACAGTCCCCTGGAATGACCCCTGCTTGCCAGACCTGCCCTTCCCCAGTTCCTTCTGTCCACCAGCTCTGGGGGGCCCCCCGGGAGGGGACGGCTACTTCCTGGATCTGTTTGCAGCCCCTTGTGCTCAGGCTTCGAGCAGGCAGTCTTCTCCAGGCCTCACCCGGCTTCCTGAAGGGACCAGGCCCGGCGCGGAGCCCCTACTCAGCAAGGCCCAAGAGGAGCTGCCCACCGCCGCTGTGGAGCTGCCCTCAGCCCCCGAGGAGGGCCGAGAGGAAGACCAGACCGGCCATGGCCCCTAG